Within Fusobacterium periodonticum ATCC 33693, the genomic segment TAGAAGTTGTAAGTAAAAATGGAGGACATTTAGGTCCAAATTTAGGAGTTGTTGAGCTTACAGTTTGCCTAAATGAAGTTTTTGATTTTAAAGAAGATATTGTACTTTTTGATGTAGGTCATCAGGCCTATGTTTATAAGATCTTGACTGATAGAGAAGATAAATTCCATACTATTAGAAAAAGAGGAGGTTTATCACCTTTCTTAGATCCAAATGAAAGTACATATGACCATTTTATATCGGGGCATGCAGGGACAGCTTTGGCAGCTGGGGTTGGTTTTGCTACAGCGAATCCTGATAAAAAAGTTATAGTTATTGTAGGAGATGCCTCTGTTTCAAATGGACACTCTTTAGAGGCCTTGAACTACATAGGCTATAAAAAGTTAGATAATATATTAGTTATTGTAAATGATAATGATATGTCTATAGGTGAAAATGTAGGCTTTATCTCAAAATTTTTAAAAAAAGTAGTATCTAGTGGTAAGTATCAGAATTTCAGGGAAGATGTAAAAACTTTTATAAATAGAATAAAAGCCAATAGGTTGAAAAATACTTTGGAAAGAATGGAAAGATCTTTAAAAGGTTATGTGACCCCTTTCTATGCTTTAGAAAGTTTAGGTTTTAGATTTTTTAGTATTTCTGAAGGAAATAATATAGAAAAACTTTTACCTATGCTTAGAAAAGTAAAAAATTTAAAAGGACCTATAATATTATTAGTTAAAACAGAAAAAGGAAAAGGTTATTGTTTTGCTGAAGAAAATAAGGAAAAATTCCATGGTATAGCGCCTTTTAATATTGAAACAGGTGATACATATAAAAGTTCTGTTTCATACTCAGAAATATTTGGAAATAAAATCTTAGATTTAGCTAGAGAAGATAAAGAAATATATACTTTATCAGCAGCAATGATAAAAGGAACAGGACTCGATAAGTTTTCAAAAGAATTTCCTGATAGATGTATAGATACAGGAATAGCTGAAGGCTTTGCTGTAACTTTTTCAGCAGGTCTAGCAAAATCACAGAAAAAACCTTATGTTTGTATCTATTCAACTTTTATTCAAAGAGCTATAAGTCAGCTTATCCATGATGTATCTATACAAAATCTTCCTGTGAGATTTATTATAGATAGAAGTGGAATAGTTGGAGAAGATGGAAAAACTCACAATGGAATATATGATTTATCATTTTTCTTAACTATACAGAATTTTACTGTTCTTTGCCCAACTACAGCAAAAGAATTAGAGAAAGCTTTGGAACTATCTAAAGATTTTAATTCTGGACCTTTAGTGATAAGAATACCTAGAGATTCTGTATTTAATATTGAAGATGACAGACCACTAGAAATTGGAAAATGGAAAGAAATAAAAAAAGGAAGTAAAAATTTATTCATAGCAACAGGAACTATGCTTAAATTAATATTAGAAATAAATGAAGAATTAAAAAATAGAGGAATAGATGCAACTGTTGTAAGTGCAGCCTCTGTTAAACCTCTTGATGAAAACTATCTATTAAACTATATAAAGGAATACGATAATATTTTTGTTTTGGAAGAAAATTATGTAAAAAATTCTTTTGCAACTTCTATTCTTGAATTTTTAAATGATAATGGAATAAATAAATTAATTCATAGAATAGCTTTAGATTCAGCCATAATTCCACATGGAAAAAGAGATGAATTATTAGCAGAAGAAAAATTAAAGGGAGAAAGTTTAATAGAAAGAATAGAGGAATTTGTTTATGGGAGAAAAAAATAATAAATCTAAAAAGTTTATTGATTGTCTTTTAAATTTTCAAGATGTCAAAGATCTTGAATTGTGTGATGACCAAGGAGTAAAAGTATCAACTCATACTTATGATGTATTAAATATTTCTATAAATAAGATAAAAGAAAAATATGTAGATTATGACTTTGCTTCACAAAAAATAGATTTCTTTGCTATAACTGTAGGAATAATAATACATGATATAAGTAAGTCTAGTTTGAGAAGAAATGAAGAAAATTTTTCACACTCTCAAATGATGATAAAAAATCCTGAGTACATTAAAGCAGAAGTTTACTCTGTATTAGAATTAATAGAGAAAGAATCAGGTTATAAACTAATTGATAGTGTTAAACAAAATATTGCACACATAGTTGAATCACACCATGGTAAATGGGGTAAGGTGCAGCCTGAGACAGAGGAAGCTAATCTAGTATATATAGCAGATATGGAATCAGCAAAATATCATAGAATAAATCCAATTCAAGCAAATGATATTTTAAAATATTCTGTAAAAGGTCTTGGGCTTAATGATATTGAAAAAAAACTAAATTGTACTGCAGCTGTTATAAAAGACAGAATAAAGAGAGCAAAAAAAGAATTGAATTTAAGAACTTTTAGTGAACTTTTAGATGTCTACAAAGAAAAAGGGAGAGTTCCAATAGGAGATAAATTTTTTGTATTAAGATCAGAAGAGACTAAAAAATTGAAGAAATATGTTGATAAAAATGGTTTCTATAACTTATTTATGAAAAATCCCTTAATGGAGTATATGATAGATGACAAAATTTTTAAAAAAGAAAATGAGATTAGATGAATATCTTTGTGAAAATGAATATTTTGAAGATTTAGAAGTAGCTAAAAAACAAATTATGGCAGGAAATGTTATAATAAATGAACAAAAAATGGATAAACCAGGAATTATAATATCTTTGGATAAAATAAAAACAGTCAGAATAAAAGAAAAAAATATCCCCTATGTCAGTAGAGGTGGTTTGAAATTAAAGAAAGCTATAGATGTTTTTGACTTAAATTTTAAAGATAAGATAATTTTGGACATTGGATCTTCAACAGGAGGCTTTACTGATTGTTCTTTACAAAATGGAGCAAAATTAGTTTATGCTATAGATGTAGGAACAAATCAACTTGATTGGAAGTTAAGAAATCACAGTCAAGTAGTAAGTATTGAAAATAAACATATTAATGATTTAGAAAAAAATGAAATTAAAGATGAAATAGAGATTATAGTAATGGATATTTCATTTATTTCAATAAAAAAGTTTTATATAAAATAAAAGAATTTTTATCTGAAAATAGCTATGCTGTCTTTTTAATAAAACCACAGTTTGAAGCTGAAAAGGAATATATAGATAAGGGAATAGTGAGAGATCTAGAAATTCATAAAAAAATAATATTAGACATAGTTGAAGATGCTAAAAACTATGATTTATTTTTAGAAAACTTAACTATTTCCCCTATAAAAGGGACTAAAGGAAACACAGAATATTTAGCTAAATTTTCTAAGAAGAATATTTTTTCAGATAAAGAAATGGAAGAGATGATTGATAATAACATTAGGGAGGAAAAATAGTGAGAATAAGTTTAAGAAAAGCTGCTGCAGTTTTAATGCTAGTAATTTCAGGTTTATCGTTTGCAGAAGATGATAGAACAGGTTTTTTATCTAATATGAGAGAGTTAAAAGAAATATCAGATATTATGGATGTTATTCAAGATAGTTATGTTGAGAATGCAAATGCACATAAAAATAAAGAAGAAAAAAATAAAAAAACTCCACAGGATGCACAAAAAAATACAAAAGTAACTAAGAAATCTTTGATGCAAGGAGCTCTAAAGGGAATGATGGAGTCATTAGATGATCCACATTCAGTGTATTTTACAAGTGAAGAATTAAGAAGTTTCCAAGAAGATATCAAAGGAAAATATGTTGGTGTAGGAATGGTTATTCAAAAGAAAGTAGGAGAACCTTTAACAGTTGTTTCTCCTATAGAAGATGGACCTGCATATAAAGTTGGAATAAAACCAAAAGATCAAATAGTTGAAATAGATGGAGAGTCAACATATAATTTAACTAGTGAAGAAGCTTCAAAAAGACTAAAAGGTAAAGCTAATACTACTGTTAAAGTTAAAGTTTATAGAGAAGCTAATAAGTTGACAAAAGTTTTTGAATTAAAAAGAGAAACTATAGAATTGAAATATGTAAAAAGTAAAATGCTTGAAGGAGGAATTGGTTATTTAAGACTTACTCAATTTGGAGATAATGTTTATCCTGATATGAAAAAAGCATTAGAAGGATTACAAGCAAAGGGGATGAAAGCTCTAATTTTAGACTTAAGAAGTAATCCAGGTGGAGAATTAGGTCAATCAATAAAAATTGCTTCAATGTTCATTGAAAAAGGTAAAATTGTAAGTACAAGACAAAAGAAAGGTGAAGAAACTGTTTACTCAAGAGAAGGTAAATATTTTGGAAACTTTCCTATGGTAGTTTTAATAAATGGTGGTAGTGCTTCAGCTTCAGAAATTGTTTCAGGTGCATTAAAAGACTATAAGAGAGCAACACTTATAGGTGAAAAAACTTTTGGAAAAGGTAGTGTGCAAACTTTACTTCCTTTACCTGATGGAGATGGAATAAAAATAACTATTGCTAAATACTATACTCCAAATGGAATTTCTATAGATGGAACTGGAATAGAACCTGATAAAAAAGTAGAAGATAAAGATTACTACTTAATTTCAGATGGAACTATAACTAATATAGATGAAAATCAACAAAAAGAAAATAAAAAAGAAATTATAAAAGAATTTAAAGGTGAAAAAGCAGCTAAAGAAGTAGATACTCATAAAGATATACAACTAGAAGCAGCAATTAAATTCTTAAATACACCATCACAAAAGAAATAGAGGTGAGAATATGCTATATATAGTTGCAACACCAATAGGAAATTTAGAAGATATGACTTTCAGAGCTATAAGAACTCTAAAAGAAGTTGACTATATTTTTGCAGAGGATACAAGAGTAACTAGGAAGTTATTAGATCATTATGAAATAAAAAATACTGTGTACAGATATGATGAACACACTAAGCAACATCAAGTAGCTAATATAATAAATCTTTTAAAAGAAGAAAAAAATATTGCCTTAGTTACAGATGCAGGAACTCCTTGTATATCTGATCCAGGTTATGAAGTGGTTGATGAAGCTCATAAAAATAATATAAAGGTTGTAGCTATACCAGGAGCTAGTGCACTGACTGCCTCAGCCTCTATTGCTGGAGTTAATATGAGACGTTTTTGTTTTGAGGGTTTTCTACCTAAGAAAAAAGGTAGACAAACTCTTTTAAAACAATTAGCTGAAGAAAAAGAAAGAACAATAGTTATCTATGAATCTCCTTTTAGAATAGAAAAAACTTTGAGAGACATAGAGACTTTTATGGGAAAAAGAGAAGTTGTTATTGTAAGAGAAATAACAAAAATATATGAAGAAGTTTTAAGAGGAAGTACTACTGAACTTATAGAAAAACTTGAAAAGAATCCTATAAAGGGAGAGATAGTATTACTTGTTGAAGGGCAACAAAAGGGAGGAAATAAATATGTCGATGACACAGATTAACTGGTATCCAGGACATATGAAAAAAACTAAGGATTTAATTGAAGAAAATTTAAAACTTATTGATGTAGTTTTAGAAATTGTTGATGCAAGAATACCTTTATCAAGTAAGAATCCTAATATAGCAAGTCTTAGTAAAAATAAAAAAAGAATAATAGTTTTAAATAAGTCTGATTTACTTGAAAAGAAAGAATTGGAAGTATGGAAAAAATACTTTAAAGAACAAGATTTTGCTGATGAAGTAGTTGAAATGAGTGCTGAAACAGGGTACAATCTAAAGAAGCTTTATGAAGCTATTGAGTTTGTTTCTAAAGAAAGAAAAGAAAAATTATTAAAAAAAGGACTTAAAAAAGTAAGTACAAGAATAATAGTTTTGGGAATACCAAATGTAGGAAAATCTAGATTAATAAATAGAATAGTTGGTAAGAATAGTGCTGGTGTTGGGAATAAACCTGGCTTTACAAAAGGTAAACAATGGGTAAGAATAAAAGAAGGTATAGAACTTTTAGATACCCCTGGTATACTATGGCCAAAATTTGAAAGTGAAACTGTAGGAGTTAATCTTGCAATATCAGGTGCTATAAGAGATGAAATATTACCAATAGAAGATGTTGCTTGTTCACTTATAAGAAAAATGTTAAAACAAGGTAGATGGACAAGTTTAAAAGATAGATATAAACTTTTAGATGAAGATAGAGATGATGAAATTATGGAAAATATTTTATCAAAGATTGCTCTGAGAATGGCTATGTTAAATAAAGGTGGAGAGCTTAATGTTTTACAGGCAGCCTATACACTTCTAAGAGATTATAGAGTGGCTAAGTTAGGTAAATTTGGATTAGATGAGATAAAAGAGGTGTAAATAATGGATAAGTTAGATTTAAATATGAAAGAAGTTCATAAAGAGTTAGTTGATTTTTTAAAAGAAAACTTTAAGAAAAATGGATTTTCTAAAGCTGTTCTAGGTTTATCAGGTGGAATTGATTCAGCTCTTGCAGCTTATTTATTAAGGGATGCTTTAGGAAAAGAAAATGTACTTGCTATTATGATGCCATATAAGAGTTCAAACCCAGACAGTTTAAATCATGCTAAATTAGTAGTTGAAGATTTAGGAATAAATTCTAAAGTTATTGAAATAACAGATATGATAGATGCTTATTTTAAAAATGAAAAAGATCCTACATCTTTAAGAATGGGAAATAAAATGGCAAGAGAAAGAATGTCAATTTTATACGATTATTCATCTAAAGAAAATGCTCTAGTTATTGGAACATCTAATAAGACAGAAATTTATTTAGGATATAGTACACAATTTGGAGATTCTGCTTGTGCTTTTAACCCAATAGGAGATTTATATAAGACTAATGTTTGGGAACTTTCAAGATATTTAAATATTCCTAAAGAATTAATTGAAAAGAAACCTAGTGCAGATTTATGGGAAGGTCAAACTGATGAACAAGAAATGGGTCTTACGTATAAGGAAGCCGATCAAGTTTTATATAGAATGTTAGAAGAAAATAAAACAGTTGAAGAAATTTTAAATGAAGGTTTCGATAAGTCTCTAGTTGAAAATATTGTTAGAAGAATGAATAGAAGTGAATATAAAAGAAGAATGCCACTTATAGCAAAAATAAAAAGGTAGGTATCTATGCAAAATCAATTAAAAGAAGATTTAAATGACTTTTTAAAAGAAAAAGAAGAATTAAGAGAAGTTATAGGAAAAATAGGAGGAAGTAATAATTCTCAAGCTAAAATAATAACTTCATTATTTATGGGAATAGTTTTAGTAATTTTTGTAACTGGAATAATCTTAAAACAACTTTCACCTATGACAACACTTTTACTTTTACTTTTAATAATTAGTTTTAAAATTATTTGGATGTTACAACAGATGCAAAAATCAATGCATTTTCAATTTTGGGTATTAAATTCTATTGAAATTAGAATAAATGAACTTGATAAAAGACAAAAAAAGATTGAGAAAATTTTAGAAGATTTAGAAGATAAAAAAGATGAATAAGTATACTTATAATAAATAATTTTAGGAGGAAAAATGAAAAAAAAATTAGTTCTACTATCTATGCTAGCTTTATCTGTTTCAAGTTTTGCAGCAAAACCATCATTACCAAAATCTTATACAGTAAGATATACTCATAATTTTGGTAGAATAAATGGATTTGTTCAAATTCCAAAAGGAGGACAATTTAACACAACTACTGATAGAAGACCTACTTTTGATGAATTAGATATAAAGAATATTAATTACCCAGAATTATTTGTAGGAGCAAAATGGGATAATTTTGGTGTTTACTATGGAATGAAGTATAAATCTTTTAAAGGAAATGCTACACTAAATGAAGATTTAAAAACACATGATATTCAACTTAGAAAAGGTGATAGGATATCAAGCAAACATTTATATGCATTTCATAACCTAGGATTTTCATATGATTTTAAAGTAAATCATAAATTTACTATTACTCCAAAAATAGAATTTTCATTATTCCAATTTTCATATAAATTTTCTTCATCAGGAAGTAATAATGTAAGCAATGATGAAAGAAGATTTAATGCAGGCGGTATAAGAGTTGGTGGAGAAGCTAATTATCAATTTACTGAGGATTTTGCTGTAAGATTTGATGTAATGACACATGTTCCACATGATAGTATAAAATCATCTCTTGATGCTTCATTAACTGCTTCATATAATCTATATAGAAGTGGAAATACTGAGATCAATGCTATAGCAGGTATTGGATATGATAGTTTCAAATATAGAGATACACAAAAAGATATGCAAAACTTTATGGATTCAAAAACAAAACCAGTTTATAAATTAGGTGTTGAATTGAAGTTTTAATTAAAAAATAATATAAAATAAAAATAGGAACTTGTTTAAGAGTTCCTATTTTAATATA encodes:
- a CDS encoding S41 family peptidase, with product MRISLRKAAAVLMLVISGLSFAEDDRTGFLSNMRELKEISDIMDVIQDSYVENANAHKNKEEKNKKTPQDAQKNTKVTKKSLMQGALKGMMESLDDPHSVYFTSEELRSFQEDIKGKYVGVGMVIQKKVGEPLTVVSPIEDGPAYKVGIKPKDQIVEIDGESTYNLTSEEASKRLKGKANTTVKVKVYREANKLTKVFELKRETIELKYVKSKMLEGGIGYLRLTQFGDNVYPDMKKALEGLQAKGMKALILDLRSNPGGELGQSIKIASMFIEKGKIVSTRQKKGEETVYSREGKYFGNFPMVVLINGGSASASEIVSGALKDYKRATLIGEKTFGKGSVQTLLPLPDGDGIKITIAKYYTPNGISIDGTGIEPDKKVEDKDYYLISDGTITNIDENQQKENKKEIIKEFKGEKAAKEVDTHKDIQLEAAIKFLNTPSQKK
- a CDS encoding NAD+ synthase; this encodes MDKLDLNMKEVHKELVDFLKENFKKNGFSKAVLGLSGGIDSALAAYLLRDALGKENVLAIMMPYKSSNPDSLNHAKLVVEDLGINSKVIEITDMIDAYFKNEKDPTSLRMGNKMARERMSILYDYSSKENALVIGTSNKTEIYLGYSTQFGDSACAFNPIGDLYKTNVWELSRYLNIPKELIEKKPSADLWEGQTDEQEMGLTYKEADQVLYRMLEENKTVEEILNEGFDKSLVENIVRRMNRSEYKRRMPLIAKIKR
- the dxs gene encoding 1-deoxy-D-xylulose-5-phosphate synthase, translated to MSMELTEKCKEIRKQLIEVVSKNGGHLGPNLGVVELTVCLNEVFDFKEDIVLFDVGHQAYVYKILTDREDKFHTIRKRGGLSPFLDPNESTYDHFISGHAGTALAAGVGFATANPDKKVIVIVGDASVSNGHSLEALNYIGYKKLDNILVIVNDNDMSIGENVGFISKFLKKVVSSGKYQNFREDVKTFINRIKANRLKNTLERMERSLKGYVTPFYALESLGFRFFSISEGNNIEKLLPMLRKVKNLKGPIILLVKTEKGKGYCFAEENKEKFHGIAPFNIETGDTYKSSVSYSEIFGNKILDLAREDKEIYTLSAAMIKGTGLDKFSKEFPDRCIDTGIAEGFAVTFSAGLAKSQKKPYVCIYSTFIQRAISQLIHDVSIQNLPVRFIIDRSGIVGEDGKTHNGIYDLSFFLTIQNFTVLCPTTAKELEKALELSKDFNSGPLVIRIPRDSVFNIEDDRPLEIGKWKEIKKGSKNLFIATGTMLKLILEINEELKNRGIDATVVSAASVKPLDENYLLNYIKEYDNIFVLEENYVKNSFATSILEFLNDNGINKLIHRIALDSAIIPHGKRDELLAEEKLKGESLIERIEEFVYGRKK
- a CDS encoding HD domain-containing protein, yielding MGEKNNKSKKFIDCLLNFQDVKDLELCDDQGVKVSTHTYDVLNISINKIKEKYVDYDFASQKIDFFAITVGIIIHDISKSSLRRNEENFSHSQMMIKNPEYIKAEVYSVLELIEKESGYKLIDSVKQNIAHIVESHHGKWGKVQPETEEANLVYIADMESAKYHRINPIQANDILKYSVKGLGLNDIEKKLNCTAAVIKDRIKRAKKELNLRTFSELLDVYKEKGRVPIGDKFFVLRSEETKKLKKYVDKNGFYNLFMKNPLMEYMIDDKIFKKENEIR
- the ylqF gene encoding ribosome biogenesis GTPase YlqF: MSMTQINWYPGHMKKTKDLIEENLKLIDVVLEIVDARIPLSSKNPNIASLSKNKKRIIVLNKSDLLEKKELEVWKKYFKEQDFADEVVEMSAETGYNLKKLYEAIEFVSKERKEKLLKKGLKKVSTRIIVLGIPNVGKSRLINRIVGKNSAGVGNKPGFTKGKQWVRIKEGIELLDTPGILWPKFESETVGVNLAISGAIRDEILPIEDVACSLIRKMLKQGRWTSLKDRYKLLDEDRDDEIMENILSKIALRMAMLNKGGELNVLQAAYTLLRDYRVAKLGKFGLDEIKEV
- the rsmI gene encoding 16S rRNA (cytidine(1402)-2'-O)-methyltransferase, translating into MLYIVATPIGNLEDMTFRAIRTLKEVDYIFAEDTRVTRKLLDHYEIKNTVYRYDEHTKQHQVANIINLLKEEKNIALVTDAGTPCISDPGYEVVDEAHKNNIKVVAIPGASALTASASIAGVNMRRFCFEGFLPKKKGRQTLLKQLAEEKERTIVIYESPFRIEKTLRDIETFMGKREVVIVREITKIYEEVLRGSTTELIEKLEKNPIKGEIVLLVEGQQKGGNKYVDDTD